A region from the Bacteroidia bacterium genome encodes:
- a CDS encoding phage head closure protein has protein sequence MRAGDLRHQIVIQRYSETTNDFGEVIQEWATLSTQRASVNPISGKDIISGAAIVNETTHKVFMRYVTDIKPNDRVLFDGRIFNITAVINKDEKNVSFELLCKEQF, from the coding sequence ATGAGAGCGGGAGATTTACGACATCAAATAGTTATACAAAGATATTCAGAAACTACGAATGACTTTGGTGAGGTGATTCAGGAGTGGGCGACATTATCCACACAGAGAGCATCTGTAAATCCGATAAGTGGCAAAGACATCATAAGCGGTGCGGCAATCGTAAACGAAACCACACACAAAGTTTTTATGCGATATGTCACAGATATAAAGCCAAATGATAGGGTTTTATTCGATGGGCGCATATTCAACATAACAGCGGTAATAAATAAAGATGAGAAAAATGTCTCTTTTGAATTACTATGTAAAGAACAATTTTAA
- a CDS encoding head-tail connector protein, with translation MELSIIKQHLYVEHSLDDTLITHYSDAAEHSIASYTHSTYNNLNKSHEQAKLLLIGTWYSFRENEITLNITELPMGIKFLLDMEMSVVI, from the coding sequence ATGGAGCTATCAATCATAAAGCAGCATTTATATGTAGAGCATAGCTTAGATGATACATTAATCACTCACTACTCAGATGCAGCAGAACACTCAATCGCTTCGTATACTCACTCAACTTATAACAATCTCAACAAATCGCATGAACAAGCTAAATTACTTCTTATTGGTACATGGTACTCATTCAGAGAAAATGAAATCACTTTGAATATTACAGAGTTACCGATGGGAATTAAATTTTTGCTTGATATGGAAATGAGTGTAGTTATATGA
- a CDS encoding helix-turn-helix domain-containing protein, whose protein sequence is MNGLSRWLTPDDVAKPTSEGGYQIAKQTQATMRMKGKIPYSKLSSRFVRYDRIELDKWLESHAVVKAV, encoded by the coding sequence ATGAATGGTTTAAGTAGATGGCTAACACCAGATGATGTTGCAAAGCCTACAAGCGAAGGTGGCTATCAAATAGCTAAACAAACACAGGCTACTATGAGAATGAAAGGTAAGATACCATATTCAAAACTTAGCAGTAGATTCGTGAGATATGACCGTATCGAATTAGACAAATGGCTCGAGAGTCATGCAGTCGTAAAGGCGGTTTAG
- a CDS encoding tyrosine-type recombinase/integrase: MAVPKEYEIVNVNGLRGLRANKDFTKFYYRFKTVGKEYTFVLDYSKKTWTPKVRKDNARKEAETYKEQKRIELENPFNPDTPLNYIAKEYFTKKCTSKELSKDELKHIKESKLSDEEKEKLLFTDWTKARKRLYELYIEPFIGKKKVSRIIENDIDTIRHSMENTGHSKQNENGNSTRSIEKVLIQTLKPILKYAESNGALNKIPTINIPNKKKNKKEVKDGTQKLSLLYNVIQKRYKDDPFYRALFLFALFGRRWNEIASLKWSDIDFANNRYTIQAENNKIGNDQTYDLPEPIKEPLLKLQDNQGLIFKSPITGKKLHPPRKQLAKIQEDANMPELTMHYFRHILVTALGESGTAATVLSASLGHTRADTVDKHYRSINHLKGSQDANKQLENIIDIEVVK, translated from the coding sequence TGTTAACGGATTACGAGGATTAAGAGCTAATAAAGATTTTACTAAGTTTTATTATAGATTTAAAACAGTTGGCAAAGAGTACACATTCGTCTTAGATTATTCAAAGAAGACATGGACACCAAAAGTAAGAAAAGACAATGCCAGAAAAGAAGCGGAAACATACAAAGAGCAAAAGCGAATCGAATTAGAAAATCCTTTTAATCCTGATACACCTCTCAATTACATAGCAAAAGAATACTTCACTAAAAAATGTACAAGTAAAGAACTCTCAAAAGATGAACTAAAACATATTAAAGAGTCAAAACTTAGTGATGAAGAAAAAGAAAAATTACTTTTTACAGATTGGACAAAGGCAAGAAAAAGATTATATGAATTATACATTGAGCCATTTATCGGTAAGAAAAAAGTAAGCCGTATCATTGAAAATGACATTGATACGATTCGGCACTCAATGGAAAATACAGGACACAGTAAACAAAACGAAAATGGAAACTCCACACGGAGCATTGAAAAAGTTTTAATTCAAACACTCAAGCCGATTTTAAAATATGCAGAAAGTAACGGAGCACTAAATAAAATTCCGACAATCAATATCCCAAACAAAAAAAAGAATAAAAAAGAAGTTAAAGATGGAACTCAAAAACTATCACTACTTTATAATGTTATTCAAAAGCGATATAAAGATGACCCATTTTACAGAGCATTATTTTTATTTGCTTTATTTGGTAGAAGATGGAACGAAATAGCAAGTTTGAAATGGAGTGATATTGATTTTGCAAATAACAGATACACGATACAAGCTGAAAATAATAAGATAGGCAACGACCAAACTTATGACTTGCCAGAGCCGATTAAAGAGCCTCTTCTTAAATTACAAGATAATCAAGGGCTTATATTTAAATCTCCTATAACAGGCAAGAAACTACACCCACCACGAAAACAACTTGCAAAGATACAAGAAGATGCAAATATGCCAGAACTTACAATGCACTATTTTAGACATATACTTGTTACAGCATTGGGAGAGAGTGGCACGGCTGCAACTGTTTTAAGTGCTTCATTAGGACATACTAGAGCTGATACCGTAGATAAACACTACCGAAGCATTAATCACTTGAAAGGCTCACAAGATGCTAATAAACAGCTTGAAAATATTATTGATATTGAGGTGGTAAAATGA